In the genome of Vespa crabro chromosome 16, iyVesCrab1.2, whole genome shotgun sequence, the window cttttttcttgagCATCAGTCTTTTCTATAGAACAAAACGAAATGTgcaataattagaaataattttgatatgtCAGAATggattatacaaaaaaaaaaaattacctttatttataatattaatcgcaGTACAGTAAGAAGGTAAATCTTCCTTGGTCAAAAGTTTTACCTCGGGAGGTTGCCACTGTAATCCTAATGCTTGTTCATGTATAATTCGATCAGTAGCCATAATCTAAAACCAATGTTATGGTTATTCGTATcgatcaatattaattataaaaatgacttCGTCATGTTACTTTATCGACTAGCTCGTTGACACGTTTTACATTCATATCCCATACTTGAAagtattttttctcattaatatcGGTAAAATACTGTGACTTTTCTTCGAGTTCTAAAATATTCTTATGTGCCTTGAGAACTTGATCGGTCAATCCTTGAATTTCTGATCGACTATCTTCTTCTAATTTGACGTAAGTCTTTCTTAATTCGTTCATAGTGTCTTGAAgcctataataaatatgtattacatTAGTATTGCATAAGAAAACAGAACAACGTTTATTCAATGTACCAACTTATTAATTCgtcttttttgttcatttttaattatagtatTCTCTTCGTCTTTGTGCTTAAGAACGGCATAactataattcaatttttcgaCATTTAACATGCACAAAGCTTTCATATCCTGTAACTTCTGTTGAAGTTCCTGATTCTCCAATGCCAAAGTTATTTTTTGAGAACGATATTCCTCGTGGTGTTCGGTCATGACTCTTTCCATTTCCTCCTCGTATTCACGaattatatctttccttttttcaatgCCTTCGTGACCATTATCCTGTAACTTCTCATAGaaatctttccattttttctcgaGCGTATCCAAGAGCAATTTACGTTCGGCGTCCAACACGTTGTTGATATTATCCAATTCTTTATGATAAGCCTCGGCGATTACATTTAactgttaaagaaaaaaatacaacatTCTTTAGGtcgcatatataaaatattcaaattgattggaattaaataataaatttataggtCAACCTGACGATCTATTCTATCGATCAATATATCAATatcttcgttttgtttcttaaGATCATCGACGAATCTAAGATCGGCATTCTCTAGTTCGGCCTTCAATCCCATAATAATTTGATCCTTCTTCTCTAATAACTCAAGACACTTGGCATTTTGCCACatcatcttttcttctatGTCCAATGGATCTTTTGATGCAAATATGTCGGAccattttttatcgatctccTTATACTTTAGCATACATTCttcattatctctctctaGTTTCTCCAGCAAGGCTTCTCTTGTCTCTTGTACTTCCTTACGTCGTTCTAACTCTCGAGCATCGTTTGCAACTTTTACATTGGATATCTATAttgtattcgtatatatatatgtatatatatatatataaaatttttttttcttttttttttttttaggaattttctcctttttgagaaagaataaaatttatataacaatttaataaCAGAGCTATAATACTGACCACTTCTTCGCCTTCTAACTTGATCTCTTCCAGAAATTCAGTACTGGCAAGAATCTGTCTTTCGATGGGATTTCTTTTAATGATTTCTACGTCTTTGGCTCCTTTTAccctaaaaaataaaacctttatttcttttggtcATGTTTAATTAACCCAAATAAAGTTCATAAGACTCGATCGAAAATCATGCTGATTTTTAATCAATTGtatcttgctttttcttttcttttttttcttttttagttcattaagaagaagaaagtaaaaataaaaacttatacTTATGCAGAACGCTCAAGCGATGTTGAATTCGTTGTCTCCTAGCCAATTTTCGTATATTTGGATccgacgatgataatgataattcctTTGATACATCTTTTTCGACACTTCCTAATTGCTTTTCTTTTGCAATCATGTTttaattacttctttttctcttttttaggTCGATAACAgataaagttttattaattaaaactcgCAGGaatttgaaaaaggaaattttcgCAATAAAAACTCTTTAATCGGAGACGAATATGCAAGAGAGTTTATTCAATGAACTATGTACATCTGCTTCATCGAAGTAACATAAAATAGTAATACAAGTttgtttaatcaatttttatgtcatatatatatatatatatatatatattaattaaagaaacgattatatatgattattacctCCGATCGGTAACTATATTATCGTGTcggtaattattttatgtcgataataactacaaatttaaaaaacattCTTACCTACTACTGTCGGTAAAGAGGAAAATTCATGATCCTAATCGCCGCAAGATGGCTCGAGGTGTACGTATATCGAAGTGATGTCGCCATTTTCTACAATCTTGCTGGTCATCCAATATCCAGACATACGATAACAGTTGCAATATTgcgataaacgtaataatttcgtaaaaagaatgaaacgtttcgttcgttcgttcgttcatttgttCTATtccaaaacaattttttaatatcgtcattcgatttatacatatacgcgTTGGTCTTCGTCATAACCTAAATCCCATTAGAAGGAAAGAAGTTTCCATAATTTTTATGTTCACGCCGTTCAAATAACACACGAATTCGATCATCGTAAGTGGAAAACCGTGTATACTTTATCACACTTTTTATTCGTATGACCAtcgaaatgattaaaaatgacGGATATAagtttgaaggaaaaaaaccaaaaaacaaCACTCGGCGTACAATAAAATCGCCGAAGTCTCGAGACATACAAGTTCGTGTTTCCATTGGCTAAAAGAACGTCGGAAGAGGATGACGCATTCTCCTTTATTggagttttctctctctctctctctctctctctctctctctctctctctctctctctctctctctctctctctctctctctctcctcgcgCCTCGTCGAAGAGGCAAAGAAATAATTCACGCGCCCGTACGTACCGTTAGAGACTCGAAGAAAAACGTGGCAAGCTCCTgtgaagcagaagaagaagaagaagaagaagagttgtGTCTCTTTGACGAGAACAATGAACTCTTCTATCGTTCTCCGATAATGGGAAAACCTTGTGAACGAGGAACTACGTCTAAGAGGCCATTCAAAATGGCGGATTATAACCTATTAGTTTTCGAACGACCTTCAACGGCTTTTCCTTCGAAGtttgtagagagagagagagagagagaaagagagacaaacagaaaGAATTGAAATTCTAAATCGATTTAATAGGAACGTTATAAGGTCGTAGAACGAATCGAATTCTTCGTCTATTTGTTCGTAATGAaagcgtctctctctctctctttctttctatctatctatctatctatctatttatctttctctttctccttcggaATAGAAGGCGAAAAGGGCAAGCAGGCAGGCAAACAGATTAGCTTGAAGCATAGAACCTAATACACGTACTCGTTTTACCGGCCTCCTGTCTCGGGTAGCTCAACGAAACGACCACAACGCCGACGTCGATGGTTTTCGACGGTCGTCGACGTTGACGACGTTGACGACAACGTTTTCTTGCAACGACACGCGAAAGAGAATCGAGCGCGATCGATACTCTTGAACTGTAAAcaaggagaataaaaaaaaaagaaagaaaaaagggcaTGTCGTTGTTGACGACGAGAGACACATGACTCATGCTATCGATCTGTAACTTACACGATCGCCTAGAAAGCAATAATCGTGTTGGAACTCGAAGTTTGAAAATCTTAGGAATAGAATAATGTTTTACTTACTCTACActtatataa includes:
- the LOC124429708 gene encoding dynein regulatory complex protein 1 — its product is MIAKEKQLGSVEKDVSKELSLSSSDPNIRKLARRQRIQHRLSVLHKVKGAKDVEIIKRNPIERQILASTEFLEEIKLEGEEVISNVKVANDARELERRKEVQETREALLEKLERDNEECMLKYKEIDKKWSDIFASKDPLDIEEKMMWQNAKCLELLEKKDQIIMGLKAELENADLRFVDDLKKQNEDIDILIDRIDRQLNVIAEAYHKELDNINNVLDAERKLLLDTLEKKWKDFYEKLQDNGHEGIEKRKDIIREYEEEMERVMTEHHEEYRSQKITLALENQELQQKLQDMKALCMLNVEKLNYSYAVLKHKDEENTIIKNEQKRRINKLQDTMNELRKTYVKLEEDSRSEIQGLTDQVLKAHKNILELEEKSQYFTDINEKKYFQVWDMNVKRVNELVDKIMATDRIIHEQALGLQWQPPEVKLLTKEDLPSYCTAINIINKEKTDAQEKRQMPITYKKAVTLEDINLERRLLNHIMEHISEKSNYLIDDNIQKLLLPYTTENNVIIRLDNVFQALNIISEEEIQFLLNFFLPYTYCPDCMSLDKTTESSSLSTSTSNTPLVCGGTELDEETTKLVETIKAEVFFQDVCSSVCTLIDTTDYSEMRLPSAETTTSISSDELDVSSISCDEKKDSSQPKEGANQLLCKKGHLLKIDASYVTRALKEFIEKYNFIKRDETPKYLKERLSMRKVTISRSLTVEDIKEFWKRYRDLFPPSKESLWDGLLVGLKRYYETLKERQRLSNETASLKKQNAELRRLLKTYNTVEIRNSPITDTEISSSAKT